A region from the Drosophila bipectinata strain 14024-0381.07 chromosome 3R, DbipHiC1v2, whole genome shotgun sequence genome encodes:
- the LOC108120297 gene encoding uncharacterized protein isoform X1 — MAAINTVPKSIHLPLTSLSSAPRVLMCSASVGTEGSVTLQLRDANAATASPAPAPAPASAATSIATSTSASATNGVAALATSAATASASTLENALTIGYPDPEMLADVLGTIQTASLKNNSITTATSSNSSSKSTSSNPVGNTNKITITRRSVQSVSTSTNTSISSSNSSNSNSISSTTSNSGKTNTSYIKNCLIRSSSCSNTVTNVTTLAQIMSNSSTSSAASLLNQHNNNSNCSNSSNFSTASSVGSSISIGSNSSSNSNSNSNDSNSSSGGTHSLSFKGTGRHVPGLANGVSSSVGGSCHSGTVTGVSGIISIEAPRKNRPKLSSPTRHGPQQCQICCKIFGNASALAKHKLTHSDERKYICALCSKAFKRQDHLNGHMMTHRNKKPYECKADGCGKSYCDARSLRRHSENHHAGGATTPTTSQSLSPIASSSSSGTSSSSSSSSSGSVSGSGVGVATSTLSLSPATASGDASSPDGATCIRTYISTGNSVVDAATGIALSDEQIKAMNLPIKTGVTLLSPTTSTSSNASSTASSSGSSSSSASVGTASSTASQSAVIATTSSPTITLSDGVSLEGEGLTREQLDLISKIMQQTKQTSAQVTVSSPTSVSSYKINTNSASTQSRPRTWNMQLLNNSQNVTVTVEDNTDMVAPSSSSPVEIKEEELNQQIVAAINPHLLNIVKLDKPVECNLCHRKFKNIPALNGHMRLHGGYFKKDPETRRSEKKDSSGPPLQTASIGVRALIEEKIISKRKDITKGSFVVPAPPHSSGITTPLRRSISDLESFLNPKSSSSGQTQTLATSTGSTTAVLPAATTIKSSNGLSIQQIGLPQSIEIFSGGQKQSKTLNLGSGTNTITITTNNVPTTTTMSALTALKAGGTISGISTATNTDPKDSTLIELLKRGTRIAVTSKKTQSQTQTGSSVLMTSSASATSAMGAVTELTTIGGNSLQTVGRQIITNNNRTVIIPSDVQVVSTKSKLSTLSSLVKSSSTSTVSNSVSNTSCTSGNISLGDGTPLSLTITPNQEMSSGGTSSGGVITSGGGGVYTVTYTSDGTDLFDDAEVYNVTDTEMLLQTVDSMELLQDDEDDTQIKSEHSEDFALLSDAGDSVHTQLVKLDTENISGSGNTGNNNTVTNNANTTPLPTFQQFHSKELIMQNSSQIQAIASMRSSGGVLASPLHSPLAYPTPPSSHENMAQSSPFIEDAAAQFVDATNTFFGDKTDFSHIYFKTDDGQATIEQLDEQDNEKILKLKSVLEESSFDPSIKVEDLLNGTDDDTECDLREFAETNLSFLDEDQEFLNDSRNATSPLSESFFTSGIGSAEDVKQVLREVLPDENMQLQMSSEQQGENIIDLYYLPGLGLQSQMMPNSEDPLLSSSPREFGQQRQQVGLQQQQHQQQQQQQQPLEQQLQNNNTLYQQQQQEQHQPSQQEQQQQQQQQQLMLPQQQLNQSESLPVASNQQADFMLPLVGGHGFTSLPTQNQFLDNSQGGGMGLQPLNSLLQPLLFSGPSSNSNLVAGNDTHLPADCQMNTNQTAQLDGSLMFACGSAVAVTTGNKPLLPSMPTPVANLQPLSNQTNSILKRRLRSNAPQETHKFSKFHTLSPHRSKLRKPSRTHYTPAPILNPDRKGTGLYCNVRKQLGQGLFDAFDDDFGDPVGLVDFSDESKVNLGSTYQAQIPSCRPQEEALREDVGAEMMWNPEVQEDEKILMRYIDLSKSSAVPMGSHSEEVALHTLLKAHGNSAAAVLNLLQTQSGAFQMKWSSHELEQFLRGLEKHGKDFGKIANTLLTKSSGECVQMYYFWKKLCVDYKVSHLKMEPVVVVTPPVEKPYVCEIPDCSASFSSKAALHGHVRIHAYGRSASSNNNNNGSNSNSNNSSSNSNISGQHAAANSVSNANINNSGYACATLTSGNNNLNNNASSSVGAGGASHAMSNSGNCNLNANATTATASSILANSKLDSGIGNSNGNNGNGNTAVPNAKDGEFPCKVCGKVFNKVKSRSAHMKTHRVQEPEQSAKHQQQQQQHHQVNVSTGSGLDSVASTSTIASTT; from the exons ATGGCTGCCATAAATACG GTACCCAAGAGCATACACCTGCCACTGACAAGTCTCAGCAGCGCACCGCGCGTGTTGATGTGCAGCGCCTCCGTGGGCACCGAGGGATCCGTAACTCTGCAACTAAGAGATGCAAatgcagcaacagcatcaccagcaccagccccagccccagcatcagcagcaacatcaatcGCCACATCAACGTCAGCGTCAGCAACAAATGGCGTTGCAGCGCTTGCCACCTCTGCGGCAACAGCGTCAGCGTCGACGCTAGAGAATGCGCTGACAATTGGCTATCCGGATCCGGAAATGTTGGCAGATGTCTTGGGCACCATTCAGACAGCCT CTCTTAAAAACAACTCAATCACAACAGCAACCTCAAGCAATAGTTCTAGCAAATCGACTAGCAGCAATCCTGTGGGTAATACCAATAAAATAACCATAACCCGACGTAGTGTTCAATCGGTGAGCACATCCACCAACACGAGCATcagtagcagcaacagcagcaacagcaacagcattagcagcaccaccagcaacagcgGCAAGACAAACACCAGCTACATAAAAAACTGCTTGAtacgcagcagcagctgcagcaacaCGGTCACAAATGTCACGACGCTGGCGCAGATTAtgagcaacagcagcaccagcagcgcGGCAAGTTTACTCAATCAGcataacaacaacagcaactgcagcaacagcagcaacttcAGCACTGCCTCCTCCGTgggcagcagcatcagcatcggcagcaacagcagcagcaacagcaacagcaatagcaacgacagcaacagcagcagcggcggcacACACAGTTTGAGCTTCAAGGGCACCGGTAGACATGTTCCTGGATTAGCGAACGGCGTTAGCTCATCGGTCGGAGGGTCCTGCCACAGTGGCACAGTTACTGGCGTCAGTGGGATCATCAGCATCGAAGCGCCGCGCAAAAACCGCCCCAAACTATCGTCACCAACGCGACACGGACCGCAGCAGTGCCAG ATTTGTTGCAAGATCTTTGGAAATGCCTCGGCACTGGCCAAGCACAAACTGACGCACAGCGACGAACGGAAATACATCTGTGCGCTCTGCTCGAAGGCATTCAAGCGGCAAGATCACTT AAACGGACACATGATGACTCATCGGAACAAGAAGCCTTACGAATGTAAGGCGGATGGCTGTGGAAAGTCCTACTGCGACGCCCGATCTCTGCGGCGACACTCAGAGAACCACCACGCAGGTGGTGCGACCACGCCCACCACCAGCCAGTCCCTCTCGCCCATcgccagctccagctccagtgggacgagcagcagcagcagtagcagcagcagtggcagtgtAAGCGGCAGCGGAGTAGGGGTGGCAACCAGCACTCTCAGCCTCTCGCCGGCGACGGCCAGCGGGGATGCCAGTTCGCCCGACGGTGCCACCTGCATACGCACCTATATTTCCACGGGCAACTCGGTGGTGGATGCGGCTACCGGGATAGCTCTGTCGGATGAACAGATCAAGGCCATGAACCTGCCGATCAAGACGGGCGTCACCCTGCTCTCGCCCACCACTTCGACTTCCTCGAACGCCTCCTCCACGGCTAGCAGCTCCGGGTCTTCCTCGTCCTCCGCCTCCGTGGGGACGGCCTCGTCGACGGCCAGCCAGAGTGCGGTGATAGCCACCACCAGCTCCCCCACCATAACGCTCAGCGACGGGGTGAGCCTCGAGGGCGAGGGCCTGACCCGCGAACAGCTGGATCTCATCAGCAAGATCATGCAGCAAACGAAACAGACGAGTGCCCAGGTCACCGTCTCCTCGCCCACCAGTGTCAGCTCCTATAAGATTAATACCAATTCTGCGTCGACCCAGTCGAGGCCGCGCACCTGGAACATGCAACTG CTCAACAATTCCCAGAATGTGACCGTCACCGTTGAGGATAATACCGACATGGTGGCTCCCTCTTCCAGCTCCCCAGTAGAGATCAAGGAGGAGGAGCTCAACCAACAGATTGTGGCCGCCATCAACCCCCACCTGCTCAACATTGTGAAGCTCGACAAGCCGGTCGAGTGCAATCTCTGTCACCGTAAGTTCAAAAACATACCTGCCCTCAACGGGCACATGCGCCTCCATGGCGGCTACTTCAAAAAGGATCCAGAAACCAGGCGCAGCGAGAAGAAGGATTCAAGTGGACCGCCCCTGCAGACGGCCAGTATTGGTGTTCGTGCTCTGATCGAGGAGAAGATTATAAGCAAACGCAAGGACATCACAAAG GGCTCCTTTGTGGTTCCTGCCCCACCGCATAGCAGTGGCATCACCACTCCACTGAGGCGTTCCATTAGCGACCTGGAGAGCTTCCTCAATCCCAAGAGCAGCTCTAGTGGACAAACCCAGACGCTGGCAACTAGTACGGGCTCCACCACGGCCGTTCTTCCGGCAGCCACCACCATAAAGAGCAGCAATGGATTGAGTATCCAGCAGATTGGACTGCCTCAGAGCATCGAGATCTTCAGTGGTGGCCAGAAGCAGTCCAAGACCCTGAATTTGGGCAGTGGTACCAACACCATCACCATAACCACCAACAACgtgcccaccaccaccacaatgAGTGCCCTGACTGCCTTGAAGGCCGGCGGAACCATCAGCGGCATATCCACGGCCACCAACACGGATCCCAAGGATTCCACCCTCATAGAGCTCCTGAAGCGAGGCACTCGCATCGCGGTGACCTCGAAGAAAACCCAGTCTCAGACCCAAACGGGGTCCAGTGTCCTAATGACCTCCAGCGCCTCAGCAACGAGTGCCATGGGTGCTGTTACGGAATTAACCACCATTGGTGGCAACAGCCTGCAGACAGTTGGACGCCAGATTATCACAAACAACAACCGCACGGTGATCATCCCCTCCGATGTCCAGGTGGTGTCCACCAAGAGCAAGCTTAGCACCTTGAGTAGTCTGGTCAAGAGTAGCAGCACCTCAACAGTTTCGAACAGCGTCTCCAACACTAGCTGCACATCGGGTAACATTTCCCTGGGCGATGGTACGCCGCTTTCACTGACCATAACTCCCAACCAGGAGATGTCGAGTGGCGGTACATCATCGGGAGGTGTCATCACGAGTGGCGGGGGTGGAGTTTACACAGTGACCTACACCAGTGACGGCACCGATCTGTTCGACGATGCCGAAGTCTACAATGTCACAGACACGGAGATGCTGCTGCAGACGGTGGACTCCATGGAGCTCCTGCAAGACGACGAGGATGACACACAGATAAAGAGCGAACATTCCGAGGACTTTGCCCTTCTGAGTGATGCTGGGGACAGTGTGCACACACAGCTGGTGAAGCTGGATACGGAGAATATATCCGGATCGGGTAACACTGGAAACAACAACACCGTCACGAACAACGCCAATACCACACCGCTGCCCACCTTCCAACAATTCCATTCCAAGGAACTGATCATGCAGAACAGTTCCCAGATTCAGGCAATAGCCAGCATGCGGAGCAGTGGCGGTGTCCTGGCCTCGCCACTTCACTCCCCGCTGGCCTATCCCACGCCGCCTTCGAGCCACGAGAACATGGCCCAGAGCTCCCCATTCATCGAGGATGCAGCTGCCCAGTTTGTGGATGCCACCAACACTTTCTTCGGCGACAAGACGGACTTCTCGCACATCTACTTCAAGACCGACGACGGTCAAGCTACCATCGAGCAGCTGGACGAGCAGGACAATGAGAAGATCCTCAAGCTCAAGTCGGTGCTGGAGGAGAGCAGCTTCGATCCCTCCATTAAGGTGGAGGACCTACTGAACGGCACGGACGACGACACCGAGTGTGATCTGCGGGAGTTTGCCGAGACAAATCTCTCGTTTCTGGACGAGGACCAAGAGTTCCTCAACGATTCCCGCAATGCCACTTCTCCGCTCTCAGAGTCGTTCTTCACCAGCGGTATTGGTTCCGCTGAGGATGTGAAACAGGTCCTGCGAGAGGTCCTGCCCGATGAAAATATGCAGTTGCAGATGAGTAGCGAGCAACAGGGCGAGAATATAATCGATCTCTACTATCTGCCCGGCTTGGGCCTGCAATCGCAGATGATGCCCAATTCGGAGGATCCATTGTTGTCCTCTTCGCCTAGGGAGTTTGGCCAGCAAAGGCAGCAGGTGggtttgcaacaacaacaacatcagcagcagcagcagcagcaacagccccTGGAGCAGCAACTACAAAACAACAATACACTgtaccagcaacaacagcaggaGCAACATCAGCCAtcacagcaggagcagcaacagcaacagcagcagcaacaattgATGTTGCCACAGCAACAGCTGAATCAATCCGAGTCTCTCCCTGTGGCCAGCAATCAGCAGGCCGATTTTATGTTGCCCCTGGTGGGAGGTCATGGCTTTACGTCGCTCCCAACCCAAAATCAATTCCTGGACAATAGCCAGGGGGGCGGCATGGGGCTGCAGCCCCTAAATAGCCTGCTCCAGCCCCTGCTCTTCAGCGGACCTAGTTCGAATAGCAATTTGGTTGCGGGCAACGATACCCACCTCCCCGCCGATTGCCAAATGAATACAAATCAGACAGCCCAGCTCGATGGAAGTTTGATGTTCGCCTGCGGCTCGGCTGTAGCGGTAACAACAGGCAACAAGCCCCTGCTCCCGTCCATGCCAACTCCAGTGGCCAATTTGCAACCGCTGTCGAACCAAACCAATTCCATTCTGAAGCGCCGACTGCGCTCGAACGCGCCCCAGGAAACGCACAAGTTCTCCAAGTTCCATACCCTTTCGCCGCACCGCTCAAAGCTGCGCAAGCCATCCCGCACCCACTACACTCCCGCTCCCATCCTGAATCCGGACCGCAAGGGCACAGGACTCTACTGCAACGTGCGGAAGCAGCTGGGCCAGGGTCTGTTCGACGCTTTCGATGATGACTTTGGGGACCCGGTGGGTCTGGTTGACTTCTCAGACGAGTCGAAGGTCAATCTCGGCTCGACCTACCAGGCACAGATTCCCAGCTGCCGGCCTCAGGAAGAGGCGTTGCGTGAGGATGTGGGCGCCGAAATGATGTGGAATCCTGAAGTGCAGGAAGACGAGAAGATCCTGATGCGCTACATAGATCTCAGCAAATCGTCGGCCGTGCCTATGGGCAGTCATTCCGAGGAGGTGGCCCTCCACACGCTGCTCAAGGCCCACGGGAACTCGGCGGCGGCGGTACTGAATCTGCTGCAGACCCAGTCCGGCGCCTTCCAGATGAAGTGGAGCTCCCACGAGCTGGAGCAGTTCCTGCGAGGTCTGGAGAAGCATGGCAAAGATTTTGGCAAGATTGCAAATACG CTCCTGACAAAGTCCTCCGGCGAGTGCGTGCAGATGTACTATTTCTGGAAGAAGCTGTGCGTGGACTACAAGGTATCTCACCTGAAGATGGAACCCGTCGTCGTGGTAACGCCCCCCGTCGAGAAACCCTATGTGTGCGAGATCCCCGACTGCTCAGCG AGCTTCAGTTCGAAAGCGGCACTGCACGGCCATGTCCGCATACACGCTTACGGCCGTAGtgccagcagcaacaacaacaacaatggcagcaacagtaacagcaacaacagcagcagcaacagcaacatcagtgGCCAGCATGCAGCGGCCAACAGTGTCAGCAATGCTAACATCAACAACAGCGGATACGCATGTGCAACACTTACAAGTGGCAACAATAACCTCAACAATAATGCCTCATCGTCAGTAGGAGCAGGTGGAGCAAGTCATGCAATGAGCAACAGTGGCAACTGCAATCTGAATGCCAACGCGACTACAGCAACAGCGTCCTCCATCTTAGCCAATTCTAAGCTGGATTCGGGTATTGGTAACAGTAACGGCAacaatggcaatggcaacaCCGCTGTCCCGAATGCCAAGGACGGCGAATTCCCCTGCAAGGTGTGCGGCAA AGTCTTCAATAAGGTGAAGAGTCGTAGTGCTCACATGAAAACCCATCGGGTCCAGGAACCGGAGCAATCTGCaaaacaccagcagcagcagcaacagcaccatCAAGTCAATGTCTCGACAGGATCTGGACTGGACAGTGTCGCCTCGACTTCGACGATCGCATCGACGACATAG